In Kitasatospora sp. NA04385, a single genomic region encodes these proteins:
- a CDS encoding hydrophobic protein, translating into MLAMLLVLLLIVILFGAGFAVKVLWWIALAVLILWLIGFVARGAGTGGRRSRWYRW; encoded by the coding sequence GTGCTCGCGATGCTGTTGGTGCTGCTGCTGATCGTCATCCTGTTCGGCGCGGGATTCGCCGTGAAGGTGCTGTGGTGGATCGCACTCGCCGTGCTGATTCTCTGGCTGATCGGCTTCGTCGCCCGGGGTGCCGGGACCGGCGGCCGCCGCTCGCGCTGGTACCGATGGTGA
- a CDS encoding SRPBCC family protein codes for MSMVQETIEVDVPLHTAYDQWTQFEDFPRFMDGVEEVVQIDERHNHWRTKIAGVTREFDTEIVDQLPDQKIAWRTVGGDVQQMGTVSFARLDDARCEVRLAMDYDPQGMAEHAADTMGMIDRRVRGDLGRFKSFIEDRGVESGGWRGRITPA; via the coding sequence ATGAGCATGGTCCAGGAGACCATCGAGGTGGACGTCCCCCTGCACACCGCGTACGACCAGTGGACGCAGTTCGAGGACTTCCCCCGCTTCATGGACGGCGTCGAGGAGGTCGTGCAGATCGACGAGCGCCACAACCACTGGCGCACGAAGATCGCCGGCGTGACCCGGGAGTTCGACACCGAGATCGTCGACCAGCTGCCGGACCAGAAGATCGCCTGGCGGACCGTCGGCGGTGACGTCCAGCAGATGGGCACGGTCAGCTTCGCCCGGCTGGACGACGCCCGCTGCGAGGTCCGCCTGGCGATGGACTACGACCCGCAGGGCATGGCCGAACACGCCGCCGACACCATGGGCATGATCGACCGCCGGGTCCGCGGCGACCTCGGCCGCTTCAAGTCCTTCATCGAGGACCGCGGCGTTGAGAGCGGCGGTTGGCGCGGACGGATCACTCCTGCCTGA
- a CDS encoding SpoIIE family protein phosphatase — MCNDMTERLARLNAEVTRVTREVGTAPVPLAALPAHVHPDDEQTVRRMVNSAVGNGRPGSAVFRMRHLSSYTHYVRLVAEPVPDPSGRTAAVRGAFQDVPAQHWTGTALAATTESLADSRQESAERHLLALRLQQAVLPPDRTSRPLPVPHGILLGATEHPDYREHHLAMRPGDVLLLHTDGLIERRDRSVEEPLDHLTRTLAEPAADLDALLDRALTTSTADTDDDTCLIAVEVLAAEPGENV, encoded by the coding sequence GTGTGCAACGACATGACGGAGCGGCTGGCCCGGCTGAACGCCGAGGTGACCCGGGTGACCCGCGAGGTCGGCACCGCGCCCGTCCCGCTCGCCGCCCTGCCCGCGCACGTCCACCCCGACGACGAGCAGACCGTCCGCCGGATGGTCAACTCGGCCGTGGGCAACGGGCGTCCGGGCTCCGCGGTGTTCCGGATGCGGCACCTCAGCAGCTACACCCACTACGTCCGGCTGGTCGCCGAACCCGTCCCCGACCCGAGCGGGCGCACCGCCGCCGTCCGCGGCGCCTTCCAGGACGTCCCCGCCCAGCACTGGACCGGGACCGCGCTCGCCGCCACCACCGAGAGCCTCGCCGACAGCCGCCAGGAGTCCGCCGAACGCCACCTGCTCGCCCTGCGCCTGCAACAGGCCGTCCTGCCGCCCGACCGCACCTCCCGCCCGCTCCCGGTGCCGCACGGCATCCTGCTCGGCGCCACCGAGCACCCCGACTACCGGGAGCACCACCTCGCCATGCGCCCCGGCGACGTCCTGCTGCTCCACACCGACGGCCTGATCGAACGGCGCGACCGGTCCGTCGAGGAGCCGCTCGACCACCTCACCCGCACCCTCGCCGAACCCGCCGCCGACCTCGACGCGCTGCTCGACCGCGCCCTGACCACCAGCACCGCCGACACCGACGACGACACCTGTCTGATCGCCGTCGAGGTGCTCGCCGCCGAACCGGGCGAAAACGTTTGA